The genomic window GCGCTCGGGGTCGGCGCGGATGCCGCGCGCGTGGTGCTGCTCGTCGTCGCCGTCGCGCTCGTCGCCCTCGCGACCTCGGTCGCCGGGCCGGTGGCGTTCGTGGCGTTGATCGCCCCCGCGATCGCCAGGCGGCTCGTGGGCGGCGGGGGAGCGGCGATCGCCGCGGCCGGGGTGGCCGGCGCGGTGCTCACCCTCACCGCCGACGTCATCGGCCAGTTCGCGGTGCCGGGCTTCACGGCGCCGCTCGGCATCGTGACCGGCGTCATCGGCGCCCCGTACCTGCTGTGGCTGCTCGCCCGGACCGAGAGGACGCGCTCGTGAGCTCACTCCCCGTTCCCGAGGCCCGCACCGCCGGGCTCGCCGCCGAGGGCGTGAGCCTCGGCTACGACGGCCGCCGCGTGATCGAGGGCCTCGACCTGGTGGTGCCCGCGGGTCGGATCACCGCGATCGTCGGCCCGAACGCGTGCGGCAAGTCGACGCTCCTGCGCGGGCTCGCCCGGCTGCACCCGCTCGACGGGGGGCGCGTCACCCTCGACGGTCGCGACGTGTCGCGGATGCCGCGCCGCGACCTCGCACGCCGCGTGGGGGTGCTGCCGCAGTCCTCCGTCGCGCCCGACGGGGTGCGGGTCGCCGACCTCGTGGGGCGTGGGCGGTACCCGCACCAGGGGTGGTTCGGCCGCCACTCCAGTGACGACGACGAGGTGGTCGCCGAGGCGCTCGCGGCAACGGGGGTCGCCGACCTCGCCGACCGTCTCGTGGAGGAGCTGTCGGGCGGCCAGCGCCAGCGGGTGTGGATCGCCATGGTCCTCGCCCAGCAGACCGACGTGGTGCTCCTCGACGAGCCGACCACGTTCCTCGACGTGGCGCACCAGCTCGAGCTGCTCGACCTGCTCACGACGCTCAACCGCGAGCGGGGGACCACGGTGGTCATGGTGCTCCACGAGCTGAACCTCGCGGCGCGCTACGCGGACCACCTCGTCGTCATGTCAGGAGGGCGCATCGTCGCTGAGGGCGGGCCCGATCGGGTGCTCACCGAGGCGATCGTCCGCGAGGCGTTCGGGCTCGAGGCCCGGGTCATCGCCGACCCGGTCTCGGGCGGCCCGATGGTGGTGCCGATCGGCCGGTTCCACGCCGGGTGAACGGCGGCGTCACCGAGCCGCACCGAGACAGAAACATAGGTTAGGCTAACCTTAATTGCCCCAACCTCCCGAGGAGTCCTCCGTGCGTCTTCGACGTCCCCTCACCGCCCTTACCGCCCTCGCCGGCGCCGCCGTCACCGCGATCGCGCTGGCCGCCTGCGCGACCCCCGCCGCCGACCCCGCCGCGGACGCCCTTGCGTCCGGTTCGGCTGGGGGATTCCCGGTCACGATCGAGCACGCCTTCGGCGAGACCGTCATCGAGCAGGCGCCCGAGCGCGTCGCGACCTGGGGCTGGGGCTCCACCGAGGCCGCCGTCGCGGTCGGCGTCTACCCGGTCGCCATTGCCGAGCAGGCCTGGACGGTCGGCGAGGGCAACTACCTGCCGTGGGTCGAGGCCGCCTACGAGGAGGCCGGCGAGGACCTGCCCGCGCTCATCAGCGACCCGGAGGGCGGCGCGACCGTGCCCTACGAGGAGTTCATCCAGGCCGAACCCGACCTGATCCTCGCGCCCTACTCGGGCCTCACCGAGGAGCAGTACGACACGCTCTCCGAGATCGCGCCCGTCGTCGCCTACCCCGCGGCGCCGTGGACCACGCCGTGGGACGAGACCATCGAGATCACCGCCGAGGCGCTCGGCCGTGCCGGCGAGGGCGAGGCCGTGCTGCAGCGGATCTCCGCCGGGCTCGCCGAGCAGGCCGCGGCGCACCCCGACTTCGCGGGGACGACCTTCGCCGGCGTGTGGGACGGCGACGGCTTCGTCTTCGTCTACACCCCGGCCGACTCGCGCATCGAGGTCCTCACCGAGCTCGGGCTCGAGGTCGCGCCGAGCGTCTCCGAGCTCGACACGAGCGACGGCGGCTTCTACTACGAGCTCAGCTACGAGCAGCTGGACCGGCTCGACGCCGACGTCATCGTCAGCTACCACAGCACGACGGAGGAGGCGGCCGCCTTCCTCGCGAAGCCCGAGCTGCAGGCGATCCCCGCGGTCGCCGCGGGCCGGGTCGCCCAGGTCTCCGACCCCGTGACCGTCTCGTCGGTCTCGCCCCCCACCGCGCTCAGCTTCGACTGGCGGGGCGGGCTCCCCGCCCTCGTCGACGCGATCGCGGGCGTCGTCGAGCAGTGACGGCGGCCCGACGGCTCGACGTCGTCAGGCGGATGCCGCGTCGCGGCCCGGGCGCGCAGCGCGCCCGGGCCGCCGCACGTATCCGCCCGCCTCGAGCCCGGCCTCGATCTCGAACCGGTTCTGCAACGGGTCGAATCCCGACATCCAGTACAGGAACGGGAAGAGCATGCCGTAGCGCCGCCACTGCTCCCGGTGGACGGCCTCGTGGCCGAGCACGCGGTCGGACGCGTTGCGGTCGGTGAGGTAGCAGCCGCCGACGCACGACCCGCCGCGGCCGAACGTCCACGCCGGCATGCCGCGGAACACGATGAGGCCGCGACGCCGCTCGATCCGCCCGCGGCTCCACAGGAAGCCCCACGCGAATCCCACCGCGGTCGCCCACCAGTAGCCCGCGCGGCTGATGGGGGAGTCGGTGAGCCGGATG from Agromyces aurantiacus includes these protein-coding regions:
- a CDS encoding ABC transporter ATP-binding protein translates to MSSLPVPEARTAGLAAEGVSLGYDGRRVIEGLDLVVPAGRITAIVGPNACGKSTLLRGLARLHPLDGGRVTLDGRDVSRMPRRDLARRVGVLPQSSVAPDGVRVADLVGRGRYPHQGWFGRHSSDDDEVVAEALAATGVADLADRLVEELSGGQRQRVWIAMVLAQQTDVVLLDEPTTFLDVAHQLELLDLLTTLNRERGTTVVMVLHELNLAARYADHLVVMSGGRIVAEGGPDRVLTEAIVREAFGLEARVIADPVSGGPMVVPIGRFHAG
- a CDS encoding iron-siderophore ABC transporter substrate-binding protein, with protein sequence MRLRRPLTALTALAGAAVTAIALAACATPAADPAADALASGSAGGFPVTIEHAFGETVIEQAPERVATWGWGSTEAAVAVGVYPVAIAEQAWTVGEGNYLPWVEAAYEEAGEDLPALISDPEGGATVPYEEFIQAEPDLILAPYSGLTEEQYDTLSEIAPVVAYPAAPWTTPWDETIEITAEALGRAGEGEAVLQRISAGLAEQAAAHPDFAGTTFAGVWDGDGFVFVYTPADSRIEVLTELGLEVAPSVSELDTSDGGFYYELSYEQLDRLDADVIVSYHSTTEEAAAFLAKPELQAIPAVAAGRVAQVSDPVTVSSVSPPTALSFDWRGGLPALVDAIAGVVEQ
- a CDS encoding Fe-S oxidoreductase, whose amino-acid sequence is MVRIRLTDSPISRAGYWWATAVGFAWGFLWSRGRIERRRGLIVFRGMPAWTFGRGGSCVGGCYLTDRNASDRVLGHEAVHREQWRRYGMLFPFLYWMSGFDPLQNRFEIEAGLEAGGYVRRPGRAARPGRDAASA